A segment of the Streptomyces sp. L2 genome:
TGGCCGCCGACGAGTTCACCCTGCTTGCTGATGGTCAGGCCGGTCGTCCAGCCGTACGTGGGCAGCCCGCCCACCACAGGATCGGCGTTCACCACCCGCTGGGCGCCCATGATCTGGCCCGCGTCGACCTTCGCGTCGTCCTGGCCCAGCGCCTTCAGCACCGGCGCCGCCGCCTTCTTCGCCGCCGCCTCGCTCACCGGGGACCCGGCAGGCCCGCCCGGGTCCTGCCCGCAGATGAGCTTCTTGCAGTTGTCGGTGCCCGGCGCGTACCGGCTGAAGGTCCAGCTGCCCGGCGCGTCCCGGTTCACCTGGAGACTCGGCCCGAAGCCGTCCTTGCCGCCGCCGACCCGCCAGATCCGCCCGTCGAGCACCGGCACGTCCTGCACGCCGAGCGCCCGGGCCAGCCGGGCCACCGCGTCCTGGCCGACCTCGCCCTTCGTCACGTACACCGCGGCCGATCCCGGCCCGTCCGGCAGCTCGCCCCTGGCCACGTACGTCACCCCGTACGGGTTCGGCTCGCCGGGCGCGATGCCCGCCGTGGCGCCGCCGCCGGACCGGCCGTCCAGGGCCAGCGGCGGGGGAGTGCCGTGCCCGCCGGCGGCACCCGGGGCCGTACGACCGTCCGACCCGCCGCTCGCGGCTAGGTACGCGCCACCGCCGCCGACCAGCAGCACGGCGGTGACGACGGACGCGACGACCACGGGAGTACGACGCCGTCCGGGCTTGGCCGACGTGTGACCGGCCCCGTCGACGCCGCCGATCTCGTGCACCTGACCGGCCGTGTCCTTGTCACCGGCCGTGTCCTTCGCACCGGCCGTGTCCCTTTCACCGGCCGTGCCGTCCGCCTCGGGCGTCCCGTCGTCCGCCGCCCCGGCCGCCTCGTCCTCACGCGCGCCCTCGGGGGTCTCGGGTTCCTCGGCGTTCTCGGGTCGCTCCCTGTTCACCGCATCGCTCCTCGCTGGTCGTGTCCCGCATCCCCGGCAACGGGGACGGCGATGGGACGCGCGAGGGGAGCGCACGGTTCCCCCGAAGCGTGCGCCCCGGCTCAGTCGCCGTAATCGGACATCGCGTCCAGCATCCGCGCGGACTTCACCGGCACGGTCACCCCGTGGATACGGGACGGCGACACGGGCCGGGACTTCACCCGTTCCGGCGCCGCCCAGTGCGGGACCATCCGGGCGCAGTCGCCGCGCAGCGAGGCCAGGTCGCCGTCCAGGTCCGCGGCCGTGCCGGGGGAGTTGACCTTGAGGTTCGTCATGCCCGCACCGTAGACACGCGGAGGCGGGCGAAGAAAGAGCTACTATCGGGTAGTTTTGTCAGCTTCAGTGACCGCCCGTGACCGGGTAGCGTGAACTGTCACCCTGCCTCCCTACAGGAGTATCGCCGTCGTGCGCATCGCAGTCACCGGCTCCATCGCCACCGACCACCTCATGACCTTCCCCGGCCGCTTCGCCGACCAGCTCGTCGCGGACCAGCTGCACACGGTCTCGCTGTCCTTCCTGGTCGACAACCTGGACGTGCGCCGGGGCGGCGTCGGCGCGAACATCGCCTTCGGCATGGGCCAGCTCGGCACCCGGCCGATCCTGGTCGGCGCCGCCGGCTTCGACTTCGACGAGTACCGGGCCTGGCTCGACCGGCACGGCGTCGACACCGAGTCGGTCCGCATCTCCGAGACCCTGCACACCGCCCGGTTCGTGTGCACCACCGACGCCGACCACAACCAGATCGGCTCCTTCTACACGGGCGCCATGAGCGAGGCCCGGCTGATCGAGCTGAAGACGGTCGCGGACCGGGTCGGCGGCCTCGACCTCGTCCTCATCGGCGCCGACGACCCCGAGGGGATGCTCCGCCACACCGAGGAGTGCCGCTCCCGCGCGATCCCGTTCGCCGCCGACTTCTCCCAGCAGATCGCCCGCATGGAGGGCGAGGAGATCCGGATACTGCTGGACGGGGCGACGTACCTCTTCTCCAACGAGTACGAGAAGGGGCTCATCGAGACCAAGACGGGCTGGACCGACGCCGAGATCCTGGCGAAGGTCGGCCACCGCGTGACCACGCTCGGCTCGCGGGGCGTGCGGATCGAGCGGACCGGCGAGCTGCCGATCGAGGTCGGCTGCCCCGACGAGGAGCGCAAGGCCGACCCGACGGGCGTCGGCGACGCCTTCCGCGCGGGGTTCCTGTCGGGCCTGGCCTGGGGCGTCTCCCTGGAGCGCGCGGCCCAGGTCGGCTGCATGCTGGCGACTCTCGTCATCGAGACGGTGGGGACGCAGGAGTATCAGTTGCGGCGGGGGCACTTCATGGAGCGGTTCACCAAGGCGTACGGGGACGCTGCCGCTGAGGAAGTCAGGGTTCACCTGGGCTAGGTCGTCTCCAAAGTGCCGGCGGGTGGGGGCTGGTCGCGCACACGCGGCGGAGCCGCATATCGACACAGCCCCGCGCCCCTTTGGGGCGCTTATGTGAGCCGGCGTACCAAGTAGGCGGAGCCTTTGCTCGCCCTCTCCTCTCCCACGTAATCCTGGCCCCGCATCTCGCACCAGGCCGGGATGTCCAGGCGGGCCGCCTCGTCGTCGGAGAGGACGCGGACCAGGCCGCCGAGTGGCACGGTGGGGAAGACCTTGGCGAGTTCGATGACGGGGATCGGGCAGCGCTTGCCGAGGGAGTCGACGACGAGTACGTCCTCCCGTACGGCGGTGGCGGGTGCCGGCGCTCCCAGCTTGTCCCGGACCGCCGCCACCGTGCCCGGCAGGACCTCCAGGAACCGTTCCACGTCGGCCTCGGCCGTGCCCGGCGGCAGCGACACCCGGACATTGCCCTCGCTCAGCACGCCCATCGCCTTCAGCACATGGCTGGGGGCCAGGGTGCTGCTCGTGCAGGATGAACCGGATGAAACGGAGAAGCCCTCCCGGTCCAGCTCGTGCAGCAGGGCCTCTCCGTCGACGTAGAGACAGGAGAAGGTGACGATCCCGGGCAGCCGCCGCTCGGGCTCGCCCACCACCTCCACGTCCGGCACCAGCTCCGGCACCCGGGTCCGGATCCGCTCCGTCAGCTCCCGCAGCCGCAGGGCCTCCTGGGCCGCCTCGGCGCGGACCGCTCGCAGGGACGCCACCGCCGCCACGATCGCCGGGATGTTCTCGAACCCCGGGGCCCGCCCCGACTCCCGCTCGTCGGACGGTCCTTGCGGGGCGAACCGCGCCCCCTTGCGTACGACGAGCAGCCCGACCCCCGCCGGCCCGCCCCACTTGTGCGCACTGGCCGTCAGCAGCGACCAGTCGCCCTCCACCGGGCCCCACCCCAGCGACTGGGCCGCGTCCACCAGCAGCGGCATGCCGGCCGCGCGACACACCTCGGCCACCTCCGCCACCGGCTGCACGGTCCCCACCTCGTGGTTGGCGGACTGCAGACACGCCAGCGCGGTGTCCGGGCGGAGGGCAGCCTCGTATGCCGACGGGTCCACGGCACCCGCCCGGTTCACGGGCACCCGCGTCACCGTCCCCCCGTCCGCCTCGAACACCTCCGCCGAATGGAGGACGGAGGAGTGTTCGACGGATGACACGATCAGGTGGCGTCCGACTCGCCGCCGCCCGGCCAACGCCCCCGCGACACCCGTGTGTACGGCCCGCGTCCCCGACGAGGTGAACACGACCTCGTCCGCCCGGCATCCGACAACCTCGGCAGCGGCCTCGCGGGCGGCATCCAGCAGCAACCGAGCCTTCCGCCCCTCCCGGTACAACCGCCCGGCATCCGCCCACCCCTCGTCCAGAGAGGCCAACAACCCCTGCCGGGCAACAGGATGAAGAGGAACACCGGAGGCAGCGTCAAAGTAGGCCATACGGCAACGTTAAGACCCCGGTCAGGGCGGCCGACCCAGGGGCGCGGGGCTGTGCCGATATGCGGCTCCGCCGCGGGGCGCGACCAGCCACGATGGTCCTGCGGCCGCCAATCAAGCGAACCACCCACTCCAGTAGGCACCCCTCCCCGCGACCCCTCGGAGAGGGTGGGCTAGGGTTTGGTCCGCATAAACATCCAAACCCCTGCCCGACGCAGGGCGGCGACCGACCAGCGAGAAGAAGGCCGCAGCCGACCGCGCGGGCGAGACTCTCGGGAAGGCGCTACGTGAGTCCCAACGGCTCCGACCGCTCGCCGCGGCGCCCGATGCGGCGGAAGCTGCTGCAGGCACTGACCGCGGGCCTGGTCCTGGCGACCGCAACCGGTTGCACATACAAGGACTTCCCCCGCCTTGGCATGCCCACCCCCACCACGGAAGAGGCTCCGCGGATCCTCTCCCTGTGGCAGGGCTCCTGGGCTGCCGCGCTCGCCGTCGGCGTGCTGGTGTGGGGCCTGATCCTGTGGAGCGCCATGTTCCACCGGCGCAGCCGCACCAAGGTCGAGGTACCTCCGCAGACTCGGTACAACATGCCGATCGAGGCCCTGTACACGGTGGTCCCGATCATCATCATCTCGGTGCTCTTCTACTTCACGGCCCGGGACGAGTCGAAGCTCCTCAGCCTCTCCGACAAGAAGCCCGACGTCACGGTCAACGTGGTCGGCTTCCAGTGGAGCTGGGGCTTCAACTACATCGAGAACGTCCCCGGTGTCACCGGTGACGCGAAGACCGACAAGAACCTGAACGCCATTCCGGACCGGTTCAAGAAGGCCTTCCCGGCGAACGCCGGCGGCGTCTACGACGTCGGCACGCCCGGCACGCGGAACCCGCAGACCGGCAACCCCGGCCCCACGCTGTGGCTGCCGAAGGGCGAGACGGTCCGCTTCGTCCTCACCTCGCGCGACGTCATCCACGACTTCTGGGTGATTCCGTTCCTGATGAAGATGGACGTCGTCCCGGGCCACACCAACGCCTTCCAGGTGACTCCCAACCGGGAGGGCACCTTCAGGGGCAAGTGCGCCGAGCTCTGCGGCGTCGACCACTCCCGGATGCTGTTCAACGTGAAGGTCGTCTCCCCCGAGCGGTACCAGCAGCACCTCAAGGACCTCGCCAAGAAGGGGCAGACCGGTTACATTCCCGCCGGCATCGCGCAGACGAGCCACGAGAAGAACCGGGAGACGAACAACCTGTGAGCATCCTCAACGAACCCCAGGGTGCCGCGGCGGCTGACTCGTACGAGAACGAGCTGCCGGTCAGGCGCAAGCAGCCCGGTAACGTCGTGATCAAGTGGATGACGACCACTGACCACAAGACGATCGGCACGATGTATCTGGCGACGTCGTTCGCCTTCTTCCTGATCGGCGGCGTCATGGCGCTGCTGATGCGTGCCGAGCTGGCCCGTCCGGGCCTGCAGATCATGTCGAACGAGCAGTTCAACCAGGCGTTCACGATGCACGGCACGATCATGCTGCTGATGTTCGCGACGCCGCTGTTCGCCGGCTTCACGAACTGGATCATGCCGCTGCAGATCGGCGCGCCCGACGTGGCGTTCCCGCGGCTGAACATGTTCGCCTACTGGCTCTACCTGTTCGGCTCGCTCATCGCGGTGGCCGGCTTCCTCACGCCGGACGGCGCGGCCGACTTCGGCTGGTTCGCCTACGCCCCGCTGTCGGACGCGATCCGCTCGCCCGGCATCGGCGCCGACATGTGGATCATGGGTCTGGCCTTCTCCGGCTTCGGCACGATCCTCGGCTCGGTCAACTTCATCACCACGATCATCTGCATGCGCGCTCCCGGCATGACGATGTTCCGCATGCCGATCTTCGTGTGGAACGTGCTGCTGACCGCGGTGCTCGTGCTGCTGGCCTTCCCGGTCCTGGCCGCCGCCCTGTTCGCCCTGGAGGCGGACCGCAAGTTCGGCGCCCATGTGTTCGATGCCGCCAACGGCGGACCACTCCTGTGGCAACACCTCTTCTGGTTCTTCGGCCATCCAGAGGTGTACATCATCGCGCTGCCGTTCTTCGGCATCATCTCCGAAGTGATCCCGGTGTTCTCCCGCAAGCCGATGTTCGGCTACATGGGTCTGATCGCCGCGACCATCTCGATCGCCGGTCTGTCCGTGACCGTGTGGGCCCACCACATGTACGTCACCGGTGGTGTGCTGCTGCCGTTCTTCTCCTTCATGACGTTCCTCATCGCGGTCCCGACCGGTGTGAAGTTCTTCAACTGGATCGGCACGATGTGGAAGGGCTCACTGAGTTTCGAGACACCGATGCTCTGGGCCGTCGGCTTCCTGATCACCTTCACGTTCGGTGGTCTGACCGGTGTCATCCTGGCCTCGCCGCCGATGGACTTCCACGTCTCCGACTCGTACTTCGTGGTGGCGCACTTCCACTACGTCGTCTTCGGCACCGTCGTCTTCGCCATGTTCTCCGGCTTCCACTTCTGGTGGCCGAAGTTCACCGGAAAGATGCTCGACGAGCGCCTCGGCAAGATCACGTTCTGGACGCTGTTCATCGGCTTCCACGGCACCTTCCTCATCCAGCACTGGCTGGGCGTCGAGGGCATGCCGCGCCGGTACGCCGACTACCTGGCGGCCGACGGCTTCACCACCCTGAACACGATCTCGACGATCAGCTCCTTCCTGCTCGGCCTGTCGATCCTGCCGTTCCTCTACAACGTCTGGAAGACCGCCAAGTACGGCAAGAAGGTCGAGGTCGACGACCCGTGGGGCTACGGCCGTTCGCTGGAGTGGGCGACCTCCTGCCCGCCGCCGCGGCACAACTTCCTCACCCTGCCGCGGATCCGCAGCGAATCCCCGGCGTTCGACCTGCACCACCCCGAGATCGCTGCTCTCGAACAGCTTGAGCACGCCGGTCACGGCGGCGCCGTCGCGGGCAGCAAGGAGGCCGCCAAGTGAAGATCCAGGGGCGGTTGTTCATCTGGCTGGCTTTCTTCCTCCTGGTCATGGCCGTCGTGTACGGCGTGTGGTCGAAGGAGCCGGCCGGCACCACGGCACTCTTCCTGTCCTTCGGCCTGACCATCATGGTCGGCTTCTACCTGGGCTTCACCGCCCGGCGGGTCGACGCGGGTGCGCAGGACAACAAGGAGGCCGACGTCGCGGACGACGCGGGCGAGCTGGGCTTCTTCAGCCCGCACAGCTGGCAGCCGCTCGCCCTCGGCATCGGTGGCGCGCTGGCCTTCCTCGGTGTCGCTGTCGGCTGGTGGCTGCTGTACTTCTCGGCGCCCATCATCCTGATCGGTCTCTTCGGGTGGGTCTTCGAGTACTACCACGGTGAGAACCGCACGCAGTAGCACGCGCCGAGCGCTCAGGGAGCCCGGACACTCCGTCAGGAGGTCCGGGCTCCCTCGTTTGCCGCAGTGCCCGTCGCTCGTCCGGGTCACTCGCCGCGCCGGTGCGCTCACCCGCTCATAGCGTGATCGCATGAACCACACTCCGCGAACCCGCACCGTCGTCAGCTGCACCCTGCTGGTGGCCGCCCTCGGCGCGGGCGTCACCGGCTGCGGTTCGGACGGCAACCCCCTGTCGGCCACGCCGTACGACGCAGCGGACCAGATCTCGTTCAACAGCTCCACGGACAACGGCAAGAAGGTCGACCCCGACAAGCCCCTGGAAGTGACCCTCAAGGACGACGAGGGCCGCATCACCGACGTCACCGCCCAGGACTCCACAGGCCGCTACGTGGCGGGCGAACTCTCCGCCGACGGCAGCCGGTGGCACAGCACCTCCCCGCTGGCCGCCAACGCCCACTACACGGTCCGGGTGAGCACGGAGGACGAGGACGGCGCCCCCGGCCGCGAGGTCCTCACCTTCGACACCAGCAAGCCGAGCAGCACCAAGCGCCTGAACGTCACGTTCGGGCCGGACGCGGGGGAGTACGGCGTCGGCCAGCCCATCACCGCGCAACTCGACCACGAGGTCAAGGACAAGGCGCAGCGGGCGATAGTGGAGCGGGCCCTACGGGTGGACTCCACGCCGGCCGTGCAGGGCTCCTGGTACTGGGTCAGCGACAAGGAACTCCACTACCGGCCCAAGGAGTACTGGCCCGCCCACGCCACCATCCGGGTGCACAGCAACCTGGACGGCCTCAAGATCAGCGACCGCCTCTGGGGCGGCAAGTCCAAGTCGCTGAAGATCACCACCGGCGACAAGCTGGTCGCCGTCGCGGACGCCGCCTCCCACGAGATGACGGTCTACAAGAACGACGAGGAGATCAACGAGATCCCCATCACCACCGGCAAACCGGGCTTCGACACCCGTAACGGCATCAAGGTGGTCCTGGCCAAGCAGTACTACGTCCGGATGCGCAGCGCCACGGTCGGCATCGCCGCGGGCAGCTCCGACTCCTACGACCTGCCGGTCTACTACGCCACCCGGGTGACGTGGTCGGGCGAATACGTCCACGCCGCCCCCTGGTCCGTCGGCTCCCAGGGCTACGCCAACGTCAGCCACGGCTGCACCGGTATGAGCACGTCCAACGCCGAATGGTTCTTCAACACCGTCCGGGAGGGTGACATCGTCAAGGCCGTCAACTCGGGCGGCGACGACATGGAGCCGTTCGGCAACGGCTTCGGCGACTGGAACGTCACCTGGAAGACGTGGCAGACGGGCAGCGCCCTGACCAAGACGGGCGCCACCACCCCCCAGGACACCTCCCGCCTCAAGCCCACCGCGGTGTGAACGCCCAGGAGGAGTACGGGGCCACTACGCCGCCGGCTCAGCAGCAGCCCACCCAGGGGAGCGGGGCTGTGTCGATGTGCGGCTCCGCCGCGTGGGCGCGAGGGGCCCCTACGCGACGGGCTCAGCAGCAGCCCACCCAGGGGCGCGGGGCTGTGTCGATGTGCGGCTCCGCCGCGTGGGCGCGAGGGGCCACCACGCAGCCGACGCCAGGGCAGCCGACCCAGGGGCGCGGGGAACTGCGCGAGAAGTCCCCACCGGGCCGCACTCGCGCACGACCTCCGCGCCCCGAGCTCACAGGCGCCCTATGCCCCGATCAGCCTCTTCTGCCGAAGCAGGGACGCCAGTCCGGACGCGAACTCCACCGGATCCACCGGCAAGGTCACCGCGACGTCGGCCCGGCTCCACGTCGCCAGCCACGCGTCCTGCGGCCGCCCCATCAGCAGCAGCACCGGCGGACAGTTGAACACCTCGTCCTTGATCTGCCGGCACATCCCCATGCCCCCCATCGGCACGGCCTCGCCGTCCAGCACGCACACGTCGATCCCGCCCTTGTCCAGCTCCGCCAGCACCGCGGCCGGGGTCGCGCACTCCACGAACTCCACCAGAGGCACGTCGGGAGCCGGCCGACGCCCGGCGGCGAGCCGCACTTGCTCGCGGGTGTTGGAGTCGTCGCTGTAGACCAGCACCGTGGCGGTCGGCTGCATTGTTCCTCCGGGACGTCAGCGTCGTACGGACAGGACGGACAGGGCCGTTTGGGCGGATGTTACTCCCCTGAAGACCACGTCAACACCGCTCCGACAGGGCCCAACACTCCGAACGGCACCCCCCGGGGTGAGGGCGGGATAAGCGACCGACATAATGTCGGTCGTGGCGACAGCAACGACAGTAGAAACCGGGCACGCGCACCCGTCGGTCAACCGGCCGAACCTCACCAGCGTCGGAACCATCATCTGGCTGAGTTCCGAGCTGATGTTCTTCGCGGCCCTCTTCGCGATGTACTTCACCCTTCGATCGGTGACCGGACCGGACCACTGGAAGTCGATGGCGGACGCGCTCAACGTCCCCTTCTCGGCGACGAACACCACGGTCCTGGTGCTCTCCTCCCTCACCTGCCAGCTCGGCGTGTTCGCGGCCGAGCGAGGTGACGTGAAGAAGCTCCGTGGCTGGTTCATCCTCACCTTCATCATGGGTGCCATCTTCATCGGTGGTCAGATCTACGAGTACACGGAGCTGGTGAAGAAGGACGGGATCTCCCTGTCCTCCGACCCGTACGGCTCGGTGTTCTACCTGACCACCGGCTTCCACGGCCTGCACGTGACCGGCGGTCTCATCGCCTTCCTGTTCGTCCTCGGACGGACGTACGCGGCGAAGAGGTTCACCCACGAGCAGGCGACCGCCGCGATCGTCGTGTCCTACTACTGGCACTTCGTCGATGTGGTCTGGATCGGCCTCTTCGCCACGATCTACCTGATCAAGTAACTCGGCGGGCCTGAAGACGGCCACCGATCCATCCCTGAAGCATCGACGCAGAAGATCCTGACACCGGGGTAATCCGTGAAAAAGCTCTCCGTACGACGACGCCATCCGCTGGCGGCGGTCGTCGTCCTACTCTTCGCGCTGGCGGCCACTGGGGGGCTGTACGCCGCGTTCGCGCCCGCGGGCAAGGCGCAGGCCGATGAGACCTCCCAGTCCCTCTCCAAGATCCAGGAGGGCAAGAAGCTCTACGAGGTCGGCTGCGCCAGCTGCCACGGCACCGGTGGCCAGGGCTCCTCCGACGGCCCGAGCCTGGTCGGCGTCGGCGCCGCCGCCGTGGACTTCCAGGTCGGCACCGGCCGTATGCCGGCCGCCACCTCCCAGGGCGCCCAGGTCCCGAAGAAGAAGGTCACCTACAACCAGGACCAGATCGACCAGCTCGCGGCGTACATCGCCTCGCTGGGCGCCGGTCCGAGCGTTCCGACCAAGGAGCAGTACGGTCCGGACGGCGCCGACATCGCCAAGGGCGGTGAGCTGTTCCGCACCAACTGCGCGCAGTGCCACAACTTCACCGGCAAGGGCGGTGCCCTCACCAAGGGCAAGTACGCGCCGTCGCTGGAGGGTGTCGCTCCGAAGCACATCTACGAGGCCATGCAGACCGGCCCGCAGAACATGCCGAACTTCCCCGACACCACGCTGACGTCCAAGAACAAGAAGGACATCATCGCGTACCTGCACGCGGTCGACAGCAGCGATACGACCAACCCCGGCGGTCTGGAGCTGGGCGGCCTCGGTCCGGTCAGTGAGGGCCTGTTCGCCTGGATCTTCGGCCTCGGCGCACTGATCGCGGTCGCCGTGTGGGTCGCCGCTCGGACCGCAAAGGCCAAGAAGTCATGAGTAGCCAAGACATTCCAGAAGAGAACCTGCCGGCAGAGCAGGAGCACGCGCACGGCGCCGTGGACGTCGCGGACGAGGAGAACCCCTTCTCCGACCCGGGGCTGCCGCCGCACGAGCACCGGATCCAGGACATCGACGAGCGGGCCGCCAGGCGGTCCGAGCGCATGGTCGCCCTGCTGTTCACGGTGTCGATGCTGGCCACCATCGGCTTCATCGCCTCGTACGTGTCGATCCCGGACGACAAGTCGATCTTCGTCTTCCCGATCGGTCACGTCAGCGCGCTGAACTTCGCGCTGGGCCTGACGCTCGGCCTGGCCCTGTTCTGCATCGGCGCGGGCGCGGTCCACTGGGCCCGCACCCTGATGTCCGACGTCGAGGTCGCCGACGACCGTCACCCGATCGAGGCCTCTCCCGAGGTTCGGGCGAAGGTCCACGCGGACTTCCGCGAGGGCGCCAAGGAGTCGGCGCTCGGCCGGCGCAAGCTGATCCGCAACACGATGTTCGGCGCGCTCGCCATGGTGCCGCTGTCCGGCGTCATGCTGCTGCGCGACCTCGGCCCGCTGCCGCACGACAAGCTCCGGCACACGCTGTGGGCCAAGGGCAAGCTCCTCGTCAACATGAACACGAACCAGCCGCTGCGTCCCGAGGACATCGGCGTCGGTTCGCTCACCTTCGCCAAGCCCGAGGGCCTGGAGGAGACGGACGAGGACTTCCAGAACGAGATCGCCAAGACGGCCCTGATGATCGTCCGGCTTCAGCCGGGCAACATCAAGGACAAGCGCGAGCTCGACTGGGGGCACGAGGGCATCGTCGCCTTCTCGAAGATCTGCACCCACGTGGGCTGCCCGATCTCCCTGTACGAGCAGCAGACGCACCACGTGCTGTGCCCGTGCCACCAGTCCACCTTCGACCTCTCCGACGGTGCCCGAGTGATCTTCGGCCCCGCCGGTCACGCCCTGCCGCAGCTGCGCATCGGCGTGAACGACGACGGTTACCTCCAGGCGCTCGGCGACTTCGAGGAGCCCGTCGGTCCTGCATTCTGGGAGCGCGGATGAGTACTGCAGCGAACGAAACGCCCCGCTCTCGCGGGAAGGCTCCGGCCGGCGAGCGCGTCGCCGACTGGGCCGACGGACGGCTCGGGATCTACTCCCTGGCCAAGTCCAACATGCGCAAGATCTTCCCCGACCACTGGTCGTTCATGCTCGGCGAAGTGTGCATGTACAGCTTCATCATCATCATCCTCACGGGTGTGTACCTGACGCTGTTCTTCCACCCGTCGATGAACGAGGTCGTGTACCACGGCAGCTATGTCCCGCTTCAGGGGCAGGCGATGTCCGAGGCGTTCAACTCGACCCTGCACATCTCCTTCGACGTGCGCGGTGGTCTGCTGGTCCGGCAGATCCACCACTGGGCCGCGCTGATCTTCCTCGCCGGCATGTTCGTGCACATGATGCGCGTGTTCTTCACCGGCGCGTTCCGCAAGCCGCGTGAGATCAACTGGCTGTTCGGCTTCCTGCTGTTCGTCCTCGGCATGTTCACCGGCTTCACCGGTTACTCGCTCCCCGACGACCTGCTCTCCGGCACCGGTGTCCGCTTCATGGAGGGCGCGATCCTGTCCGTGCCGATCGTCGGCACGTACCTGTCGTTCTTCCTCTTCGGCGGCGAGTTCCCCGGCCACGACTTCGTGGCCCGGTTCTACTCGATCCACATCCTGCTGCTGCCGGGCATCATGCTCGGCCTGATGGTGGGCCACCTGATCCTGGTCTTCTACCACAAGCACACGCAGTTCGCGGGTCCCGGAAAGACCGAGAAGAACGTCGTCGGCATGCCGCTGCTGCCGGTGTACATGGCCAAGGCCGGAGGCTTCTTCTTCCTGGTCTTCGGTGTCATCGCGGTCATCTCGGCGATCGCGCAGATCAACCCGATCTGGGCCATCGGCCCCTACCGTCCGGACCAGGTGTCCACCGGCGCCCAGCCCGACTGGTACATGGGCTTCTCCGAGGGCCTGATCCGCTTCATGCCGGGCTGGGAGATCAATCTGTGGGGCCACACGCTCGTCCTGGGCGTGTTCATCCCGCTGGTGATCTTCCCGCTGGTCCTGGTGGCCATCGCGGTCTACCCGTTCATCGAGTCCTGGGTCACCGGCGACAAGCGTGAGCACCACATCCTGGACCGCCCGCGCAACGCCCCGACGCGTACGGCGTTCGGTGTCGCCTGGCTGACGCTCTACTCGATCCTGCTCGTCGGTGGTGGAAACGACCTGTGGGCCACCCACTTCCACCTGTCGATCAACTCGGTCACCTGGTTCGTCCGGATCTTCTTCTTCGTCGGACCGGTCATCGCGTTCATCGCCACCAAGCGGATCTGCCTCGGCCTGCAGCGCCGCGACCACGAGAAGGTGCTGCACGGCCGCGAGACCGGCATCATCAAGCGCCTGCCGCACGGTGAGTTCATCGAGGTGCACGAGCCGCTCAGCCAGGAGGCCCTGCACACGCTCACCGCGCATGAGCAGTACGAGCCGGCCGAGATCGGCGCCACGGTCGACGAGAACGGCGTCGAGCGCAAGGTGAAGGCCACGGAGAAGCTGCGCGTCAAGCTCTCCGGTGCCTACTACGGCGAGGGGAACCAGATCCCCAAGCCGACCGTCGAGGAGTACAAGGAG
Coding sequences within it:
- a CDS encoding heme-copper oxidase subunit III, producing the protein MSVVATATTVETGHAHPSVNRPNLTSVGTIIWLSSELMFFAALFAMYFTLRSVTGPDHWKSMADALNVPFSATNTTVLVLSSLTCQLGVFAAERGDVKKLRGWFILTFIMGAIFIGGQIYEYTELVKKDGISLSSDPYGSVFYLTTGFHGLHVTGGLIAFLFVLGRTYAAKRFTHEQATAAIVVSYYWHFVDVVWIGLFATIYLIK
- a CDS encoding Rieske 2Fe-2S domain-containing protein, coding for MSSQDIPEENLPAEQEHAHGAVDVADEENPFSDPGLPPHEHRIQDIDERAARRSERMVALLFTVSMLATIGFIASYVSIPDDKSIFVFPIGHVSALNFALGLTLGLALFCIGAGAVHWARTLMSDVEVADDRHPIEASPEVRAKVHADFREGAKESALGRRKLIRNTMFGALAMVPLSGVMLLRDLGPLPHDKLRHTLWAKGKLLVNMNTNQPLRPEDIGVGSLTFAKPEGLEETDEDFQNEIAKTALMIVRLQPGNIKDKRELDWGHEGIVAFSKICTHVGCPISLYEQQTHHVLCPCHQSTFDLSDGARVIFGPAGHALPQLRIGVNDDGYLQALGDFEEPVGPAFWERG
- a CDS encoding ubiquinol-cytochrome c reductase cytochrome b subunit, giving the protein MSTAANETPRSRGKAPAGERVADWADGRLGIYSLAKSNMRKIFPDHWSFMLGEVCMYSFIIIILTGVYLTLFFHPSMNEVVYHGSYVPLQGQAMSEAFNSTLHISFDVRGGLLVRQIHHWAALIFLAGMFVHMMRVFFTGAFRKPREINWLFGFLLFVLGMFTGFTGYSLPDDLLSGTGVRFMEGAILSVPIVGTYLSFFLFGGEFPGHDFVARFYSIHILLLPGIMLGLMVGHLILVFYHKHTQFAGPGKTEKNVVGMPLLPVYMAKAGGFFFLVFGVIAVISAIAQINPIWAIGPYRPDQVSTGAQPDWYMGFSEGLIRFMPGWEINLWGHTLVLGVFIPLVIFPLVLVAIAVYPFIESWVTGDKREHHILDRPRNAPTRTAFGVAWLTLYSILLVGGGNDLWATHFHLSINSVTWFVRIFFFVGPVIAFIATKRICLGLQRRDHEKVLHGRETGIIKRLPHGEFIEVHEPLSQEALHTLTAHEQYEPAEIGATVDENGVERKVKATEKLRVKLSGAYYGEGNQIPKPTVEEYKEITSGHGHH
- a CDS encoding cytochrome c; translation: MKKLSVRRRHPLAAVVVLLFALAATGGLYAAFAPAGKAQADETSQSLSKIQEGKKLYEVGCASCHGTGGQGSSDGPSLVGVGAAAVDFQVGTGRMPAATSQGAQVPKKKVTYNQDQIDQLAAYIASLGAGPSVPTKEQYGPDGADIAKGGELFRTNCAQCHNFTGKGGALTKGKYAPSLEGVAPKHIYEAMQTGPQNMPNFPDTTLTSKNKKDIIAYLHAVDSSDTTNPGGLELGGLGPVSEGLFAWIFGLGALIAVAVWVAARTAKAKKS
- a CDS encoding Ig-like domain-containing protein, whose amino-acid sequence is MNHTPRTRTVVSCTLLVAALGAGVTGCGSDGNPLSATPYDAADQISFNSSTDNGKKVDPDKPLEVTLKDDEGRITDVTAQDSTGRYVAGELSADGSRWHSTSPLAANAHYTVRVSTEDEDGAPGREVLTFDTSKPSSTKRLNVTFGPDAGEYGVGQPITAQLDHEVKDKAQRAIVERALRVDSTPAVQGSWYWVSDKELHYRPKEYWPAHATIRVHSNLDGLKISDRLWGGKSKSLKITTGDKLVAVADAASHEMTVYKNDEEINEIPITTGKPGFDTRNGIKVVLAKQYYVRMRSATVGIAAGSSDSYDLPVYYATRVTWSGEYVHAAPWSVGSQGYANVSHGCTGMSTSNAEWFFNTVREGDIVKAVNSGGDDMEPFGNGFGDWNVTWKTWQTGSALTKTGATTPQDTSRLKPTAV